Proteins from a genomic interval of Channa argus isolate prfri chromosome 11, Channa argus male v1.0, whole genome shotgun sequence:
- the LOC137136733 gene encoding zinc-binding protein A33-like — protein MAEKTGLLESYLSCHVCSETFRDPVSLCCNHSFCSSCLQQFWEQAKNKNCPICKRKSSKDHPMVNFPLKQLADSFAGGLKVESSETEKGEERKLMVCDKHQEEPRLFCKDEERTVCPVCEFSLHQSHKVVPIEQAVSDLKQQLKSDLKFLQDKRNKYKQVEKTYNEMIQHSKKQLLSTEKQIRAEFNKLHQFLKEEEESRLAALREEEEQKGKTISSEMKKIQEQISSLSVSICAVEEDLQKHNVPFLSSYKPTQTRARVQCSLSDPQLLSGALIDVAKHLGNLSFRVWDKMKDKVHFSPVVLDPNTASRWLCLSDDLTSVRRGDTKQQLPDNPERCTNYSNVLGSEGFSSGKHSWEVEVGNYPVWNVGLAKESVDKKGKVNTSAKHGFWCLWHDDGKYTNGVGETVTVKKSLQRIRVQLDYDRGEVSFYDPEDMSLIYTYRDTFTEKLFPYFSVGKAADAKTTNIKMCQTQIFLSCSEM, from the coding sequence ATGGCTGAGAAGACTGGACTTTTGGAAAGTTACCTAAGTTGCCATGTGTGTTCAGAGACTTTCAGAgatcctgtgtctctgtgctgcaaccacagcttctgTTCAAGCTGCCTGCAACAATTCTGGGaacaagctaaaaacaaaaattgtcccatttgtaaaagaaaatcttcaAAGGATCATCCAATGGTTAACTTTCCACTGAAGCAACTGGCAGATTCCTTTGCTGGGGGACTGAAAGTTGAATCATCTGAGACAGAAaagggagaagagaggaaactAATGGTGTGTGATAAACATCAAGAAGAACCTAGATTGTTCTGTAAGGATGAAGAAAGAACTGTTTGTCCTGTCTGTGAGTTTTCTCTCCACCAGAGTCACAAAGTGGTTCCTATAGAACAAGCAGTCAGTGAcctgaagcagcagctgaaatctGACTTAAAGTTTCTACAGGACAAgaggaacaaatacaaacaagtggagaaaacatacaatgaaatgattCAACACTCCAAGAAGCAGCTGTtgtccacagagaagcagatcagAGCAGAGTTCAACAAGCTCCACCAGttcctgaaagaggaagaggagtccaGACTGGCAGCTctcagggaggaagaggagcagaaggggaAGACTATCAGCtcagagatgaagaagattcAGGAGCAgatctcctctctgtcagtcagtatctgtgctgttgaagaagacctgcagaaacacaacgtGCCATTCCTCAGCAGTTATAAACCCACTCAGACCAGAGCCAGAGTCCAGTGCTCACTGTCAgatccacagctgctctcaggagcactgatagatgtggccaaacacctgggcaacctgTCCTTCAGAGTCTGGGACAAGATGAAGGACAAGGTCCACTTCAGTCCTGTCGTCCTGGACCCAAACACTGCAAGCAGAtggctctgtctgtctgatgaTCTGACCAGTGTGAGACGTGGtgacacaaagcagcagctccCTGATAATCCAGAGAGATGCACTAATTATTCTAATGTTCTGGGCTCTGAGGGCTTCAGCTCAGGAAAACACAgctgggaggtggaggtgggaaaCTATCCTGTCTGGAATGTGGGTTTGGCTAAAGAATCAGTTGataaaaagggaaaagtaaATACTTCAGCAAAACATGGATTCTGGTGTTTATGGCATGATGATGGAAAATACACTAATGGAGTTGGTGAAACTGTCACAGTGAAAAAGAGTCTCCAGAGGATCAGAGTCCAGCTGGACTATGACAGAGGGGAGGTGTCCTTCTATGACCCTGAAGACATGAGTCTAATCTACACTTACAGAGACACTTTCACTGAGAAACTCTTCCCATATTTCAGTGTTGGAAAAGCTGCTGATGCCAAAACCactaatattaaaatgtgtcaaactcagatttttctgtcatgttcagaaatgtga
- the LOC137136250 gene encoding zinc-binding protein A33-like, producing the protein MAEKIALLENYLSCHVCSETFRDPVSLSCNHSFCSSCLQQFWKQTKSKNCPICKIKSSKDHPSINLSLKELADSFAKRQNNRSSEDEEEKKEEVLCDKHPEVPYLFCKNEQRAVCPVCEFSLHPTHKVVPIEQAVSDLKEQLKSDLKSLQDKRDKYKQVEKTYNEMIEYSKKQLLSTEKQIRAEFNKLHQFLKEEEESRLAALREEEEQKGKTISSEMKKIQEQISSLSVSICAVEEDLQKHNVPFLSSYKPTQTRARVQCSLSDPQLLSGALIDVAKHLGNLSFRVWDKMKDKVHFSPVILDPNTADPWLCLSDDLTSVRHGKTKQHLPDNPERNTKYTTVLGSEGFSSGKHSWQVEVGDHPVWNVGLVKESVERKGECYASPKYGIWCLLHRDGKCINGGGKTVTVKKSLQRIRVQLDYERGEMSFYDPEDMSLIYTYKDTFTEKLFPYLNVCSAVDGKTTDIKICQTKIFLSCSDM; encoded by the coding sequence ATGGCGGAGAAGATTGCACTTCTAGAAAATTACCTGAGCTGCCACGTGTGTTCAGAGACTTTCAGAGAtcctgtgtctctgagctgtaACCACAGCTTCTGTTCAAGCTGCCTGCAACAATTCTGGAAacaaactaaaagcaaaaactgtccaatttgtaaaattaaatcttCAAAGGATCATCCATCCATAAACCTTTCTCTGAAAGAACTGGCTGACTCCTTTGCTAAGAGGCAGAATAATCGTTCAtctgaggatgaggaagagaagaaggaggaagtTTTGTGTGATAAACATCCAGAAGTTCCTTATTTGTTCTGTAAGAATGAACAGAGAGCTGTTTGTCCTGTCTGTGAGTTTTCTCTCCACCCGACTCACAAAGTGGTTCCTATAGAACAAGCAGTCAGTGACCTGAAGGAGCAGCTGAAATCTGACTTAAAGTCTCTACAGGACAAGagagacaaatacaaacaagtggagaaaacatacaatgaaatgattGAATACTCCAAGAAGCAGCTGTtgtccacagagaagcagatcagAGCAGAGTTCAACAAGCTCCACCAGttcctgaaagaggaagaggagtccaGACTGGCAGCtctgagggaggaagaggagcagaaggggaAGACTATCAGCtcagagatgaagaagattcAGGAGCAAATCTCCTCTTTGTCAGTCAGTATCTGTGCTGTTGAAGaagacctgcagaaacacaacgtGCCATTCCTCAGCAGTTATAAACCCACTCAGACCAGAGCCAGAGTCCAGTGCTCACTGTCAgatccacagctgctctcaggagcactgatagatgtggccaaacacctgggcaacctgTCCTTCAGAGTCTGGGACAAGATGAAGGACAAGGTGCACTTCAGTCCTGTCATCCTGGACCCAAACACTGCAGACCCCtggctctgtctgtctgatgaTCTGACCAGTGTGAgacatggaaaaacaaagcagcatctCCCTGATAATCCAGAGAGAAACACTAAATATACCACTGTTCTGGGCTCTGAGGGCTTCAGCTCAGGGAAACACAGCTGGCAGGTGGAGGTGGGAGACCATCCTGTTTGGAATGTGGGTTTGGTTAAAGAGTCAgttgaaagaaaaggagagtgTTATGCTTCACCAAAATACGGAATTTGGTGTTTATTGCATCGTGATGGAAAATGCATTAATGGAGGTGGTAAAACTGTAACAGTCAAGAAGAGTCTCCAGAGGATCAGAGTCCAGCTGGACTATGAAAGAGGGGAGATGTCCTTCTATGACCCTGAAGACATGAGTCTCATCTACACTTACAAAGACACTTTCACTGAGAAACTCTTcccatatttaaatgtttgttcagCTGTTGATGGTAAAACCACTGATATTAAAATCTGTCAAACTAagatttttctgtcatgttcaGACATGTGA